In one window of Dokdonia sp. PRO95 DNA:
- a CDS encoding GLPGLI family protein — translation MKKNVIFFILVMFTMPIFSQDGYSVSYFISRTTPHGSIDNLSTQAKQMSQKLLDAAKSVRYTLTINEKSSYFSADDFFSIGESTSLDQIYFDLAKKTTSFNKEIYSNYSNKKMTFVKDLVDKDFIVKTDLIDFKWKLINEEKTIANLNAYKAVGTYFDPIKNKEAVVIAWYVPSIPIAGGPDIFMGLPGLIAEVELKGAIVTVEKLEDIKNLEINKIDDSKAMTSNEYHNLIKDLTGKFIDGN, via the coding sequence ATGAAAAAAAATGTAATATTTTTTATCTTAGTTATGTTTACAATGCCCATCTTTTCTCAAGATGGGTATAGTGTTTCTTACTTTATCTCTAGGACGACACCTCATGGCTCTATTGACAACTTAAGCACGCAAGCAAAACAAATGTCACAAAAACTTTTAGATGCTGCAAAAAGCGTACGTTATACCCTTACAATAAATGAAAAAAGCTCCTATTTTAGCGCAGATGATTTCTTTAGCATAGGAGAGAGTACAAGTCTTGACCAAATCTATTTTGATTTAGCTAAAAAAACTACCTCATTTAACAAGGAGATCTATAGTAACTATTCAAATAAGAAAATGACTTTTGTTAAAGACTTGGTTGATAAAGACTTTATTGTCAAAACAGATCTTATTGATTTTAAATGGAAATTAATTAATGAAGAGAAAACTATAGCAAACCTTAATGCCTACAAAGCAGTTGGAACCTATTTTGATCCCATTAAAAACAAGGAAGCCGTTGTAATAGCATGGTATGTACCTTCAATTCCAATTGCTGGAGGGCCAGACATATTTATGGGTTTACCTGGTCTCATTGCCGAGGTTGAATTAAAAGGAGCTATAGTAACTGTTGAAAAATTAGAAGATATAAAAAACCTTGAGATAAATAAGATAGATGATTCTAAGGCTATGACGTCAAATGAGTATCACAATTTAATCAAGGATTTAACTGGTAAGTTTATAGACGGTAATTAA